One part of the Streptomyces sp. AM 2-1-1 genome encodes these proteins:
- a CDS encoding type II toxin-antitoxin system death-on-curing family toxin codes for MTEVRYIQIDEILAIARTVNGTEHSVRDMGLLVSAIERPRTNVFGAELYPTLHEKAAALLHSVARNHALIDGNKRTAWLAMRVFLRFNGVSPSTAPPPVSIAGPFVEEVAQDNVDVPVIAKRLSTWFPVP; via the coding sequence GTGACCGAAGTGCGCTACATCCAGATCGACGAAATCCTGGCCATCGCTCGCACGGTGAACGGTACCGAGCACAGCGTGCGTGACATGGGACTTTTGGTGTCAGCTATCGAACGGCCCCGCACCAACGTGTTCGGAGCCGAGCTGTATCCCACCCTGCACGAGAAGGCGGCGGCACTTCTGCACTCCGTTGCCCGCAATCACGCGCTGATTGACGGCAACAAACGCACGGCCTGGCTTGCCATGCGTGTCTTTCTGCGGTTCAACGGCGTCAGCCCCAGTACTGCCCCGCCGCCGGTCTCAATTGCCGGCCCGTTCGTCGAGGAAGTCGCGCAGGACAACGTCGATGTGCCGGTCATCGCAAAGCGCCTGTCGACCTGGTTCCCAGTGCCCTGA
- a CDS encoding sedoheptulose 7-phosphate cyclase has product MTTATVSTDMKLPVDLPKPPGLHWNVRAHQPVDYSVRMVRGLLDLDNPALARACGGGLGTPQRCLLAIDAVVDTLYRDRFTEYFAHWQIEPYWQVVQGDEDAKYLDQAVRVTEAMSSMGILRRAEKVIAIGGGVVLDIVGFAASMYRRGIPYVRIPTTLVGQIDAGIGVKTGINYGHHKNRLGAYFAPELALIDPNFLRTIEPRHVANGLAEIIKMALVKDAALFDLLETAVGTITPESLAVCGSAVSEVLSRAISGMLDELEPNLWEQVLERSVDYGHTFSPSLELRADPPLLHGEAVAVDMAICVAVAHLRGHLSRSDADRVLKLLQGFELPVSHPVFTRELLEEALADAVKHRDGLQRVPLTEGIGSVVFANDLTGEELGGALEFIESWKAGTDADLVGASA; this is encoded by the coding sequence ATGACCACTGCCACCGTGTCCACCGACATGAAGCTGCCCGTCGATCTGCCCAAGCCGCCCGGCCTGCACTGGAACGTCCGCGCGCATCAGCCCGTCGACTACAGCGTCAGGATGGTCCGCGGGCTCCTCGATCTGGACAACCCCGCGCTCGCCCGTGCCTGCGGCGGCGGCCTCGGGACCCCGCAGCGCTGCCTGCTGGCCATCGACGCCGTCGTCGACACCCTCTACCGGGACCGGTTCACGGAGTATTTCGCCCACTGGCAGATCGAGCCGTACTGGCAGGTCGTCCAGGGAGACGAGGACGCCAAGTACCTGGACCAGGCCGTCCGCGTCACCGAGGCCATGTCGTCCATGGGCATCCTGCGCCGCGCCGAGAAGGTCATCGCCATCGGCGGAGGCGTCGTCCTGGACATCGTGGGCTTCGCCGCCAGCATGTACCGCCGGGGCATCCCCTACGTACGGATCCCCACCACGCTGGTCGGGCAGATCGACGCCGGGATCGGCGTCAAGACCGGAATCAACTACGGACACCACAAGAACCGGCTCGGCGCCTACTTCGCCCCCGAACTCGCTCTGATCGACCCGAACTTCCTGCGCACCATCGAGCCGCGCCACGTCGCCAACGGTCTCGCGGAGATAATAAAGATGGCGCTGGTCAAGGACGCCGCGCTCTTCGATCTGCTCGAAACGGCGGTCGGCACCATCACCCCCGAGTCCCTGGCCGTGTGCGGCTCGGCGGTCAGCGAGGTCCTGTCCCGGGCGATCTCGGGCATGCTCGACGAACTGGAGCCCAACCTGTGGGAGCAGGTGCTCGAACGGTCCGTCGACTACGGGCACACCTTCAGCCCTTCCCTCGAACTCCGGGCCGACCCTCCGCTCCTGCACGGCGAGGCGGTCGCCGTCGACATGGCGATCTGCGTGGCCGTCGCCCACCTGCGCGGACACCTGTCGCGGAGTGACGCCGACCGCGTCCTCAAGCTGCTCCAAGGTTTCGAGCTCCCCGTGTCCCACCCGGTCTTCACGCGCGAGCTCCTCGAAGAGGCGCTCGCCGACGCGGTCAAGCACCGCGACGGGCTCCAGCGGGTTCCGCTGACCGAGGGCATCGGCTCCGTCGTCTTCGCCAACGACCTCACCGGCGAAGAGCTGGGCGGGGCTCTGGAGTTCATCGAATCGTGGAAGGCCGGCACCGACGCCGACCTGGTCGGTGCGTCGGCGTGA
- a CDS encoding ROK family protein, with the protein MSPAITVFDVGGTHIRQAWWLREGELRGRTSRPSPGFRRHPGASVAELQRMMVHELCDAVAETPDPVVGVSFGAALDHRSGVVYASAPLWGDHSEPFDFKAALSARRPDVTWHVVNDVTAALLHAAADPGRARHRKVLLATISTGIACRTVDRRQGRDRIPVDGCGLQGEIGHLPAVTELAGRAVKLPCDCGEVGHLAAYSSGPGIARMAQILKEREPAGWNASLLGTLTADGTAFEPALRRALDERDVLAGDLLDAATSPVAAVLRTALCLDPEIDEAVLTGGVVHGLGQHYRDALMRHFDRDGLYMTSERDPAWLERRVTVTGPGEADALVGAGIAAYTGAVA; encoded by the coding sequence GTGAGCCCTGCCATCACTGTCTTCGACGTGGGCGGAACGCACATACGTCAGGCTTGGTGGCTGAGGGAGGGGGAACTGCGGGGGCGCACCTCGCGCCCGTCCCCCGGCTTCCGCCGCCATCCGGGGGCGAGCGTCGCGGAGCTTCAGCGGATGATGGTCCATGAGCTGTGCGACGCCGTCGCGGAGACGCCCGACCCCGTCGTCGGCGTCTCGTTCGGCGCCGCCCTCGACCACCGCTCCGGAGTCGTCTACGCGTCCGCGCCGCTGTGGGGTGACCACAGCGAGCCGTTCGACTTCAAGGCCGCGCTGTCGGCCCGACGGCCCGACGTCACCTGGCACGTCGTCAACGACGTCACGGCCGCGCTGCTGCACGCGGCTGCCGACCCCGGCCGCGCACGGCACCGCAAGGTTCTGCTGGCCACCATCAGCACCGGCATCGCCTGCCGCACCGTCGACCGGCGACAGGGCCGGGACCGCATCCCGGTGGACGGCTGTGGGCTGCAGGGCGAGATCGGCCACCTGCCGGCGGTCACCGAACTGGCCGGCCGCGCGGTGAAGCTGCCCTGCGACTGCGGGGAGGTGGGGCATCTGGCGGCCTACTCCTCGGGACCCGGCATCGCGCGGATGGCTCAGATCCTCAAGGAGCGGGAACCGGCCGGGTGGAACGCGTCACTGCTCGGCACGCTGACCGCCGACGGCACCGCGTTCGAGCCGGCCCTGCGGCGCGCCCTCGACGAACGGGACGTCCTGGCCGGTGACTTGCTCGACGCGGCGACTTCGCCGGTCGCGGCCGTGCTGCGCACCGCGCTCTGCCTCGACCCGGAGATAGACGAGGCGGTGCTGACGGGCGGTGTGGTCCACGGACTCGGACAGCACTACCGCGACGCCCTGATGAGGCACTTCGACCGGGACGGTCTGTACATGACCAGTGAGCGTGACCCCGCGTGGCTGGAGCGGCGCGTCACCGTCACCGGACCCGGCGAAGCCGACGCCCTGGTGGGCGCGGGGATCGCGGCGTACACCGGAGCGGTGGCATGA
- a CDS encoding medium chain dehydrogenase/reductase family protein: MQNLPSAYTSTTLLDGTVSLSKRVFPYDALREDTVVIKTEYLGICRADAKEIRGSRDVPQDRGPLFGHELVGTVCYAGSRTRFRDGETVTFNPNITPTRTTGFAEYVFVHGSEEQLEQAVVRVPAAGMGQGAWMPEPFACIVHAVKKLLELAGPASLRGKRTGIVGAGCAGLMFAMYARHLGAQVTVFNRGEQRRSFAREQEILAAHETHALADADSFRDEFDVVVVAPTIATTQILETAAGITADGGHLLVYGGTRKGDIFPAGQADIDTIRRQELIEPVSYGTKRFHLTGAYGCFKEDYEDGFRLRAEHPEAFPLERLASRSIGLHEFPELIMDIAAGATDHPGKVLIRI; encoded by the coding sequence TTGCAGAATCTTCCGTCCGCGTACACCTCGACCACGCTCCTGGACGGCACGGTGAGTCTCAGCAAACGCGTTTTCCCGTATGACGCGCTGCGCGAGGACACCGTCGTGATCAAGACCGAGTACCTCGGCATCTGCCGGGCGGACGCCAAGGAGATCCGTGGCTCCCGCGACGTCCCGCAGGACCGGGGACCGCTGTTCGGCCATGAACTCGTCGGCACCGTCTGCTACGCCGGTTCACGCACCAGGTTCCGGGACGGCGAGACAGTCACCTTCAACCCCAACATCACGCCGACCCGCACCACGGGATTCGCCGAGTACGTCTTCGTCCACGGCAGCGAGGAACAGTTGGAGCAGGCCGTGGTGCGCGTGCCCGCGGCGGGCATGGGGCAGGGCGCTTGGATGCCGGAACCGTTCGCCTGCATCGTGCACGCGGTCAAGAAGCTGCTCGAACTCGCCGGCCCCGCATCGTTGCGGGGAAAGCGGACGGGCATCGTCGGCGCCGGGTGCGCGGGCCTCATGTTCGCCATGTACGCCCGGCACCTGGGTGCCCAGGTCACGGTGTTCAACCGCGGCGAGCAGCGTCGTTCCTTCGCCCGCGAGCAGGAAATACTCGCTGCGCACGAGACACACGCGCTGGCGGACGCCGACTCCTTCCGCGACGAGTTCGATGTCGTCGTCGTCGCGCCCACCATCGCCACGACGCAGATCCTCGAAACCGCGGCCGGCATCACGGCCGACGGAGGACACCTCCTCGTCTACGGCGGCACACGCAAGGGCGACATCTTCCCCGCCGGCCAGGCGGACATCGACACGATCCGCAGGCAGGAACTGATCGAGCCCGTGTCGTACGGGACCAAGAGGTTCCACCTGACGGGTGCCTACGGCTGCTTCAAGGAGGACTACGAGGACGGATTCCGTCTGCGTGCCGAGCACCCGGAAGCGTTTCCCCTGGAACGGCTCGCCTCGCGGTCCATCGGCCTCCATGAGTTCCCCGAACTCATCATGGACATCGCCGCAGGAGCGACGGACCACCCGGGGAAGGTGCTGATCAGGATCTGA
- a CDS encoding ribbon-helix-helix protein, CopG family, translating to MAMTLRLPDDLDAKLTERARREGRSKQELAVEAIRDAQDRAELKVDDVLAEIMDSDAEILDYLK from the coding sequence ATGGCGATGACACTCCGACTCCCCGACGATCTCGACGCGAAGCTCACCGAGCGTGCTCGTCGAGAGGGCCGAAGCAAGCAGGAGCTCGCTGTCGAGGCCATCCGCGACGCCCAGGACCGGGCCGAGCTGAAGGTCGACGATGTCCTGGCCGAGATCATGGACAGTGACGCGGAGATCCTGGATTACTTGAAGTGA
- a CDS encoding MarR family transcriptional regulator has product METWVPGAGRDEVALWRQLTLLMEQANATAGKRLTRCHGVSVNELLLLLPLAERRDGTLRMSELIRSLGVNQSVVSRMAARLEDAGWVTRRSAPDDKRGVDVQITVAGRRLAGEAEQTLRRTLAEVLDAAALNDPTASLVARLRYAPATPLG; this is encoded by the coding sequence ATGGAGACTTGGGTACCGGGAGCCGGACGGGACGAGGTCGCGCTCTGGCGACAGCTCACCCTCTTGATGGAGCAGGCCAATGCGACCGCGGGGAAACGGCTGACCCGATGTCATGGCGTCTCCGTGAACGAGCTGCTCCTGCTGCTCCCCCTGGCGGAGCGGCGTGACGGCACTCTCCGGATGTCCGAACTGATCCGGAGCCTGGGCGTCAACCAATCGGTGGTGAGCCGCATGGCCGCCCGGCTGGAGGACGCCGGGTGGGTCACCCGTCGCAGCGCCCCCGACGACAAGCGCGGGGTGGACGTGCAGATCACCGTGGCGGGCCGGCGCCTGGCGGGCGAGGCCGAGCAGACCCTGCGCAGGACGCTCGCCGAGGTTCTCGACGCGGCGGCACTCAACGACCCCACGGCTTCCCTGGTGGCTCGCCTGCGCTACGCGCCGGCCACCCCGCTCGGCTGA
- a CDS encoding alcohol dehydrogenase catalytic domain-containing protein yields the protein MSGPETSHLALVREAGRVRLRARPTQRPAPGELLVTTPTAGLCGTDVQMLRGLRDDPAPVIGHEGVCRVVAAGAGVPDALAPGTSVVINPTHGSDPSFLLGHNVDGLLQERTLIPATAVRDGLVVPLERELDPVLGALAEPLAAVGYALGLLATAAPRTLVVYGDGTIGQLAVRAARRGLGDDVRVVLVHHTREGLEWSAQRPLPGVELTLGEVSRAEGPVAVLLATPRTGTLQALEAALRIGGEDLTVDLFGGLPPGAASTLLPGVDLAAVRAANCAGQPVPAVFTTVRTAEGHRVRLTGHRGVANSHLLRAAAELSDSPALYRDVVTHVVGPLEAAAIMSRLATGPGRTVDGARLIKLAVRFAQAPPHSRESA from the coding sequence ATGAGCGGACCGGAGACGAGTCATCTGGCTCTCGTCCGGGAAGCCGGACGGGTCAGGCTGCGCGCCCGGCCCACCCAACGGCCCGCGCCGGGAGAACTGCTGGTGACCACGCCCACCGCGGGTCTGTGCGGCACGGACGTGCAGATGCTGCGCGGCCTCCGCGACGACCCCGCCCCGGTCATCGGCCACGAAGGCGTCTGCCGGGTGGTGGCCGCCGGGGCCGGGGTACCGGACGCGTTGGCACCGGGCACATCGGTCGTCATCAACCCGACGCACGGCTCCGACCCGTCGTTCCTGCTCGGACACAACGTCGACGGACTGCTCCAGGAACGCACACTCATCCCCGCGACCGCGGTACGGGACGGATTGGTCGTTCCGCTCGAAAGAGAGCTGGACCCGGTCCTCGGCGCGCTCGCGGAACCGCTGGCTGCCGTCGGGTACGCCCTCGGTCTGCTCGCCACCGCGGCCCCGCGCACGCTCGTCGTGTACGGCGACGGGACCATCGGACAGCTCGCCGTGCGCGCCGCCCGGCGCGGGCTCGGTGACGACGTCCGTGTCGTCCTCGTGCACCACACCCGTGAGGGCCTCGAGTGGAGCGCCCAGCGCCCCCTGCCGGGCGTCGAGCTGACGCTGGGCGAGGTGTCACGCGCGGAAGGGCCGGTGGCGGTCCTGCTCGCCACGCCCCGCACCGGCACGCTCCAGGCGCTGGAGGCGGCGTTGCGGATCGGCGGCGAGGACCTGACCGTCGACCTGTTCGGCGGTCTGCCGCCCGGCGCCGCCAGCACGCTGCTGCCCGGCGTGGACCTGGCAGCCGTACGGGCCGCCAACTGCGCGGGGCAGCCGGTACCGGCCGTGTTCACCACGGTGCGTACCGCAGAGGGGCACAGAGTCCGGCTGACCGGCCACCGCGGGGTGGCGAACTCCCATCTCCTGCGAGCCGCAGCCGAGTTGAGCGACTCCCCCGCCCTGTACCGCGACGTGGTGACCCACGTCGTGGGACCGCTGGAAGCCGCCGCGATCATGAGCCGTCTCGCGACCGGTCCCGGACGCACCGTCGACGGCGCACGCCTCATCAAACTCGCGGTGCGCTTCGCACAGGCACCGCCGCACTCACGGGAGTCGGCATGA
- a CDS encoding SDR family NAD(P)-dependent oxidoreductase, which translates to MTDQNGNRRRALVVGGSTGIGRGVADAWARSGLDVTVLSRSVPAGEGADRLRWLPTDLTDGARFAENLALVTERPLHGVCFSAVHYGDRRAHFRDCGESEWRRQIEVNLHGLWTTLSRTLPALSRPGDPGVFLGISSEVVYNAGPGRSGYAASKAAASALLDSVTQEEGARGPGTEAVRIIQALPAAMVDTPGIRRRRPDGFDYSAYMEPASFAPLARELALTAGAGLHGAHLVVDGGGTWSPVGERLPVSQSRAVS; encoded by the coding sequence ATGACAGACCAGAACGGAAACCGGCGCCGCGCGCTGGTGGTCGGGGGGTCCACCGGCATCGGCCGCGGCGTCGCGGACGCCTGGGCCCGGTCCGGACTCGACGTCACCGTGCTCAGCCGCTCCGTACCGGCGGGAGAGGGCGCCGACCGGCTGCGGTGGCTGCCCACCGACCTCACCGACGGTGCGCGGTTCGCCGAGAACCTGGCGCTCGTCACCGAACGCCCGCTGCACGGCGTGTGCTTCTCGGCCGTCCACTACGGCGACCGCCGAGCCCACTTCCGGGACTGCGGTGAGTCGGAGTGGCGCCGTCAGATCGAAGTCAATCTGCACGGTCTGTGGACGACGCTGTCCCGGACGCTGCCCGCACTGAGCCGTCCGGGCGACCCCGGTGTGTTCCTCGGCATCTCCTCCGAGGTCGTCTACAACGCGGGACCCGGACGTTCGGGTTACGCCGCGTCGAAAGCGGCGGCATCGGCCCTGCTCGACTCGGTCACGCAGGAGGAAGGCGCCCGGGGGCCCGGCACCGAGGCCGTACGCATCATCCAGGCACTGCCCGCCGCGATGGTCGACACGCCCGGCATACGGCGCCGGCGCCCCGACGGATTCGACTACAGCGCCTACATGGAACCCGCGAGCTTCGCACCGCTGGCCCGGGAACTGGCCCTTACCGCGGGTGCCGGGCTCCACGGGGCGCACCTCGTGGTCGACGGCGGAGGGACGTGGTCCCCGGTCGGCGAGCGGCTGCCGGTGTCGCAGAGCCGCGCGGTGTCATGA
- a CDS encoding TIM barrel protein, translating into MSRAPLVGLVDWRLPGDHFDAATLAHDVGADGLQLDLGGPGRGPWLDAPGVLDRVRDTCARLGVRPLAVAGNTLNDIGLHTPAEGPVRGVLTRVLDAAAALDAPLAFVPSFRRSEIREVGDLRRTAARLSWAAKEAAARGLLLANENSLAPRRALALVEEVAEPNFRLLLDTYNPRAHGVDVVELIEATHAWIAPQIHLKDGTDGVVAREPLGEGDGRVWEALTALHGAGSTPYALVLENDYRDGDLSRLTADITRTLRHAPWSHVAESSVRVHLDHAPGRHGESQQTRFPV; encoded by the coding sequence ATGAGCCGCGCTCCCCTCGTGGGGCTGGTCGACTGGCGGCTTCCCGGGGACCACTTCGACGCGGCCACCCTCGCACACGACGTGGGGGCCGACGGCCTCCAGCTCGATCTCGGAGGGCCGGGCCGCGGGCCGTGGCTCGACGCGCCGGGCGTCCTCGACCGCGTACGGGACACCTGCGCCCGGCTCGGTGTACGGCCACTCGCCGTGGCGGGCAACACCCTGAACGACATCGGCCTGCACACTCCCGCGGAAGGGCCCGTCCGCGGCGTCCTGACGCGGGTACTCGACGCGGCCGCGGCCCTCGACGCCCCGCTGGCGTTCGTCCCCAGCTTCCGGCGCAGTGAGATACGCGAGGTGGGGGATCTGCGGCGGACGGCCGCCCGGCTCAGCTGGGCCGCGAAGGAAGCAGCGGCCCGGGGACTGCTCCTGGCGAACGAGAACTCCCTGGCGCCGCGCCGGGCGCTGGCCCTCGTGGAGGAGGTTGCGGAGCCGAACTTCAGGCTGCTCCTGGATACGTACAACCCTCGCGCACACGGCGTCGACGTGGTGGAGCTCATCGAGGCGACCCATGCCTGGATCGCGCCCCAGATCCATCTCAAGGACGGCACGGACGGCGTCGTCGCCCGGGAACCGCTGGGTGAAGGAGACGGCCGCGTGTGGGAGGCACTCACCGCCCTGCACGGAGCAGGGAGCACACCGTACGCGCTGGTCCTAGAAAACGATTACCGCGACGGCGACCTGAGCCGTCTCACGGCAGACATCACACGTACCCTTCGGCACGCTCCTTGGAGTCACGTTGCAGAATCTTCCGTCCGCGTACACCTCGACCACGCTCCTGGACGGCACGGTGAGTCTCAGCAAACGCGTTTTCCCGTATGA